In a genomic window of Saccharothrix sp. HUAS TT1:
- the argC gene encoding N-acetyl-gamma-glutamyl-phosphate reductase, whose amino-acid sequence MTVRIAVAGASGYAGGEVLRLLLGHPDVEIGALTAGGNAGSTLRAHQPHLLPLADRVLAETTADTLKGHDVVFLALPHGHSAEIAAQLGDDTLVVDCGADHRLTDPVAWERWYGGAHAGSWPYGLPELPGHRDRLRGARRVAVPGCYPTVSSLALAPAMGLVEPEVAVVAVSGTSGAGKSLKATLLGSEVMGSLSAYGVGGAHRHTPEIAQNLAAVADGPVKVSFTPVLAPLPRGILATCSATLKDADADVRAAYEQAYADEPFVHLLPEGHWPTTGAVLGSNAVQLQVAVDRDANRLVAVAAIDNLAKGTAGAAVQCMNLALGLPETTGLSTVGVAP is encoded by the coding sequence ATGACGGTACGGATCGCGGTCGCCGGGGCCAGCGGCTACGCCGGGGGCGAGGTCCTGCGCCTCCTGCTCGGCCACCCGGACGTGGAGATCGGCGCGCTCACCGCCGGCGGCAACGCGGGCTCGACGCTGCGCGCCCACCAGCCCCACCTGCTGCCGCTGGCCGACCGGGTGCTGGCCGAGACGACGGCCGACACCCTCAAGGGTCACGACGTCGTCTTCCTCGCCCTGCCCCACGGTCACTCGGCCGAGATCGCCGCGCAACTCGGTGACGACACCCTCGTCGTCGACTGCGGCGCCGACCACCGGCTCACCGACCCGGTCGCCTGGGAGCGCTGGTACGGCGGCGCCCACGCGGGCAGCTGGCCGTACGGCCTGCCCGAGCTGCCCGGCCACCGCGACCGGCTGCGCGGCGCCCGTCGCGTCGCCGTCCCCGGCTGCTACCCGACGGTGTCCTCGCTGGCCCTCGCGCCCGCGATGGGCCTGGTCGAGCCCGAGGTGGCGGTGGTGGCGGTCTCCGGCACGTCCGGCGCGGGCAAGTCGCTCAAGGCCACCCTGCTCGGCTCCGAGGTCATGGGCTCGCTCAGCGCCTACGGCGTCGGTGGCGCGCACCGGCACACCCCCGAGATCGCGCAGAACCTCGCCGCGGTCGCCGACGGCCCGGTCAAGGTCTCGTTCACCCCCGTGCTGGCCCCGCTGCCGCGCGGCATCCTCGCCACCTGCTCGGCGACGCTCAAGGACGCCGACGCCGACGTCCGCGCCGCCTACGAGCAGGCGTACGCCGACGAGCCGTTCGTGCACCTGCTGCCGGAAGGCCACTGGCCGACCACGGGCGCGGTGCTCGGCTCGAACGCCGTCCAGCTCCAGGTCGCCGTCGACCGCGACGCGAACCGGCTCGTGGCCGTGGCCGCGATCGACAACCTGGCGAAGGGCACCGCGGGCGCGGCGGTGCAGTGCATGAACCTGGCACTCGGCCTGCCGGAGACCACCGGCCTGTCCACCGTGGGAGTCGCACCGTGA
- the argJ gene encoding bifunctional glutamate N-acetyltransferase/amino-acid acetyltransferase ArgJ — translation MNRNKGVTGPKGFTAAGVAAGIKESGALDLALVVNEGPGQAAAGVFTTNQVKAAPVLWSQQVLRERALHAVVLNSGGANACTGPEGFQDTHATAEKVAEVLDVGAIEVAVCSTGLIGERLPMDNLTAGVEKAAQELGSTDQAGLNAATAVMTTDTRPKQSWLAHPDGWSVGGFVKGAGMLSPNMATMLSVITTDAAVDGEALDAALRAVTAKTYDRLDVDGGTSTNDTVLLLASGASGVAPTAEQFAEVLTAVAHDLVKQLQGDAEGVTKEVAITVNGALSEAEAVVVAKTVAEDNLVKTALFGSDPNWGRIAMAVGRSRATVDQHKLGIAINGVTLFADGHKAADRSEADLSGRDVEIVIDLNLGDGTATVLTTDLSHDYVEENSAYSS, via the coding sequence GTGAACCGCAACAAAGGCGTGACCGGGCCCAAGGGCTTCACAGCCGCGGGCGTCGCGGCCGGCATCAAGGAGTCCGGCGCGCTCGACCTGGCGCTCGTCGTCAACGAGGGCCCCGGCCAGGCCGCCGCGGGCGTCTTCACCACCAACCAGGTGAAGGCCGCGCCCGTGCTGTGGTCGCAGCAGGTGCTGCGCGAGCGCGCGCTGCACGCCGTCGTGCTCAACTCCGGCGGCGCGAACGCGTGCACCGGGCCCGAGGGCTTCCAGGACACCCACGCCACCGCCGAGAAGGTCGCCGAGGTGCTGGACGTCGGCGCGATCGAGGTCGCGGTGTGCTCCACCGGCCTGATCGGCGAACGCCTGCCGATGGACAACCTCACGGCGGGCGTGGAGAAGGCGGCCCAGGAGCTGGGCTCGACCGACCAGGCGGGCCTGAACGCCGCCACCGCCGTGATGACCACCGACACCCGGCCCAAGCAGAGCTGGCTGGCCCACCCCGACGGCTGGTCGGTCGGCGGGTTCGTCAAGGGCGCGGGCATGCTCTCGCCGAACATGGCCACGATGCTCAGCGTCATCACCACCGACGCCGCGGTCGACGGCGAGGCGCTGGACGCGGCGCTGCGCGCGGTCACCGCCAAGACCTACGACCGGCTCGACGTGGACGGCGGCACGTCCACCAACGACACCGTGCTGCTGCTGGCCTCCGGCGCGTCCGGTGTCGCGCCGACCGCCGAGCAGTTCGCCGAAGTGCTCACCGCCGTGGCGCACGACCTGGTCAAGCAGCTCCAAGGGGATGCCGAGGGCGTCACCAAGGAGGTCGCCATCACGGTCAACGGCGCGCTCAGCGAGGCCGAGGCCGTCGTGGTCGCCAAGACCGTCGCCGAGGACAACCTGGTCAAGACCGCGCTGTTCGGCTCCGACCCGAACTGGGGCCGGATCGCGATGGCCGTCGGCCGCTCGCGGGCCACCGTCGACCAGCACAAGCTCGGCATCGCCATCAACGGCGTGACGCTGTTCGCCGACGGGCACAAGGCGGCCGACCGCAGCGAGGCCGACCTGTCCGGCCGCGACGTCGAGATCGTGATCGACCTGAACCTGGGCGACGGCACGGCCACCGTGCTCACCACCGACCTCTCGCACGACTACGTCGAAGAGAACAGCGCCTACAGCTCATGA
- the argB gene encoding acetylglutamate kinase: MTTAQEKAGILIEALPWLQRFRGATVVVKYGGNAMVDDGLKRAFAQDMVFLKLAGLHPVVVHGGGPQIAAMLKRLGIDSEFRGGLRVTTPEAMDVVRMVLVGQVQRELVGLINEHGPYAVGLSGEDAHLLTAARRSVIVNGEQVDIGLVGDIVGVNPDAVLDIVRAGRIPVVSTVAPDAGGVVHNVNADTAAGAVAVALEAEKLVVLTDVEGLYADWPDRDSLLRRVSADQLEEMLPDLDSGMAPKMEACLRAVRGGVPEAHVIDGRLAHSVLLEVFTSEGVGTMVTAGGAGDLTGADEA; this comes from the coding sequence ATGACGACGGCGCAGGAGAAGGCCGGCATCCTGATCGAGGCGCTGCCTTGGCTGCAGCGGTTCCGCGGCGCGACCGTGGTCGTCAAGTACGGCGGCAACGCCATGGTGGACGACGGGCTCAAGCGCGCGTTCGCGCAGGACATGGTGTTCCTGAAGCTGGCGGGCCTGCACCCGGTCGTGGTGCACGGCGGCGGGCCGCAGATCGCCGCGATGCTCAAGCGGCTCGGCATCGACAGCGAGTTCCGCGGCGGCCTGCGCGTCACCACGCCCGAGGCGATGGACGTGGTCCGGATGGTGCTGGTCGGGCAGGTCCAGCGGGAGCTGGTCGGCCTGATCAACGAGCACGGCCCGTACGCGGTCGGCCTGTCCGGCGAGGACGCCCACCTGCTGACCGCCGCCCGCCGGTCGGTCATCGTGAACGGCGAGCAGGTCGACATCGGCCTGGTCGGCGACATCGTGGGCGTCAACCCGGACGCGGTGCTCGACATCGTGCGCGCGGGCCGCATCCCGGTCGTGTCCACGGTCGCGCCGGACGCCGGCGGCGTGGTGCACAACGTCAACGCGGACACCGCGGCGGGCGCGGTGGCGGTGGCGCTGGAGGCCGAGAAGCTGGTCGTGCTGACAGACGTCGAGGGCCTGTACGCGGACTGGCCGGACCGCGACTCGCTGCTGCGCCGGGTGTCCGCCGACCAGCTGGAGGAGATGCTGCCGGACCTGGACAGCGGCATGGCGCCCAAGATGGAGGCGTGCCTGCGCGCGGTGCGCGGCGGCGTGCCCGAGGCGCACGTGATCGACGGCAGGCTGGCCCACTCGGTGCTGCTGGAGGTCTTCACCTCCGAAGGTGTCGGAACGATGGTGACCGCCGGTGGAGCCGGCGATCTGACGGGGGCGGACGAGGCATGA
- a CDS encoding acetylornithine transaminase encodes MSEQHQQRWQAAMMNNYGTPGLTLTRGEGAHVWDADGNRYLDLLTGIAVNALGHAHPAIVAAVTEQIARIGHTSNLYINEPALRLAERLLDLSGVDGDGRVLFCNSGAEANEAAFKLSRRTGRTKVVATEGGFHGRTMGALALTGQPAKRAPFEPLVPGVVHIPYGDVAALEAAIDDETAAFVVEPVQGENGVVVPPEGYLEAARRITTEHGALLVLDEVQTGIGRLGTWFAFHQVGIVPDVITLAKGLGGGLPLGACIAVGPAKDLFEPGQHGTTFGGNPVCCAAALAVLDTIAADGLLEHTAAVGKEIAAGVEALDHPLISGVRGAGLLLGITLREAVSAKAAAAAQQAGYLINPIQPDVIRLAPPLVLAEADARRLVADLPSFLPTPGRES; translated from the coding sequence ATGAGCGAGCAGCACCAGCAGCGGTGGCAGGCCGCGATGATGAACAACTACGGCACGCCCGGCCTGACCCTGACCCGCGGCGAGGGCGCGCACGTCTGGGACGCCGACGGCAACCGCTACCTCGACCTGCTCACCGGCATCGCGGTCAACGCGCTCGGCCACGCGCACCCGGCGATCGTCGCCGCGGTGACCGAGCAGATCGCCAGGATCGGCCACACCTCCAACCTGTACATCAACGAGCCCGCGCTGCGGCTCGCCGAACGGCTGCTCGACCTGTCCGGTGTGGACGGTGACGGGCGGGTGCTGTTCTGCAACTCCGGCGCCGAGGCCAACGAGGCCGCGTTCAAGCTGAGCCGGCGCACCGGCCGCACCAAGGTGGTGGCGACCGAGGGCGGGTTCCACGGCCGCACGATGGGCGCGCTGGCGCTGACCGGCCAGCCCGCCAAGCGCGCGCCGTTCGAGCCGCTGGTGCCCGGCGTCGTGCACATCCCGTACGGCGACGTCGCCGCGCTCGAAGCCGCGATCGACGACGAGACCGCGGCGTTCGTCGTGGAGCCGGTCCAGGGCGAGAACGGCGTGGTCGTGCCGCCCGAGGGCTACCTCGAAGCGGCCCGCCGGATCACCACCGAGCACGGCGCGCTGCTCGTGCTGGACGAGGTGCAGACCGGCATCGGCCGGCTCGGCACCTGGTTCGCGTTCCACCAGGTCGGGATCGTGCCCGACGTCATCACCCTGGCCAAGGGCCTCGGCGGCGGGCTGCCGCTGGGCGCGTGCATCGCGGTCGGCCCGGCCAAGGACCTGTTCGAGCCCGGCCAGCACGGCACCACGTTCGGCGGCAACCCGGTGTGCTGCGCCGCCGCCCTCGCGGTACTGGACACGATCGCCGCCGACGGGCTGCTGGAGCACACCGCCGCGGTCGGCAAGGAGATCGCGGCCGGGGTCGAGGCGCTGGACCACCCGCTCATCTCCGGTGTGCGGGGCGCCGGCCTGCTGCTCGGGATCACGCTGCGCGAGGCGGTCTCGGCGAAGGCCGCGGCGGCCGCGCAGCAGGCCGGTTATCTGATCAACCCCATCCAGCCCGACGTGATCCGGCTCGCGCCGCCGCTGGTGCTGGCCGAGGCCGACGCGCGGCGGCTGGTGGCCGACCTGCCGTCGTTCCTCCCGACACCGGGCCGGGAGTCCTGA
- the argF gene encoding ornithine carbamoyltransferase → MVRHFLRDDDLTPEEQAAVLDLADDYKADRLTAKPLAGPKSVAVIFEKNSTRTRLSFEVGIAQLGGNPVIIDGRSMQLGREETIEDTSRILSGYVEAVVWRTFAQKRIDAMASVSRIPVINALTDEFHPCQVLADLQTIRRVHGRLAGLTVTYLGDGANNMSHSMLLGGVTAGMHVRIAAPALFQPLPWVLDDARKRAEETGGSVVVVEDPREAVDGADVLVTDTWTSMGQENDGRDRTRPFRPYQLNADLVAATGVRTTVLHCLPAHRGQEITDEVLDGPNSAVWDEAENRLHAQKALLVWLLERSR, encoded by the coding sequence ATGGTGCGCCACTTCCTGCGCGACGACGACCTGACGCCCGAGGAGCAGGCGGCGGTCCTCGACCTCGCCGACGACTACAAGGCCGACCGGCTGACCGCCAAGCCGCTGGCCGGGCCGAAGTCGGTCGCGGTGATCTTCGAGAAGAACTCGACCCGCACCAGGCTGTCGTTCGAGGTGGGCATCGCCCAGCTCGGCGGCAACCCGGTGATCATCGACGGCCGGTCCATGCAGCTCGGCCGCGAGGAGACCATCGAGGACACCTCCCGCATCCTGTCCGGGTACGTGGAGGCGGTGGTCTGGCGGACGTTCGCGCAGAAGCGCATCGACGCGATGGCGTCGGTGTCCCGCATCCCGGTGATCAACGCGCTGACCGACGAGTTCCACCCCTGCCAGGTGCTCGCCGACCTGCAGACCATCCGCCGCGTGCACGGCAGGCTGGCCGGCCTCACCGTCACCTACCTGGGCGACGGCGCGAACAACATGTCCCACTCGATGCTGCTCGGCGGCGTCACCGCGGGCATGCACGTGCGGATCGCCGCGCCGGCGCTGTTCCAGCCGCTGCCGTGGGTGCTGGACGACGCCCGCAAGCGCGCCGAGGAGACCGGCGGCTCGGTCGTCGTCGTCGAGGACCCGCGGGAGGCGGTGGACGGCGCGGACGTGCTGGTCACCGACACGTGGACGTCGATGGGCCAGGAGAACGACGGCCGCGACCGGACGCGCCCGTTCCGGCCCTACCAGCTCAACGCCGACCTGGTCGCCGCGACCGGCGTGCGGACGACCGTGCTGCACTGCCTGCCCGCCCACCGCGGCCAGGAGATCACCGACGAGGTGCTGGACGGGCCGAACAGCGCCGTGTGGGACGAGGCGGAGAACCGGCTGCACGCGCAGAAGGCGCTGCTCGTCTGGCTGCTGGAGCGCTCGCGGTGA
- a CDS encoding arginine repressor, translating into MTRTARQARIVELVAQRAIRSQSELAKTLAVEGIEVTQATLSRDLDELGAVKLRGPDGGAPVYVIPEDGSPVRGVRGGTTRLVRVLGELLVSVDHSGNLAVLRTPPGAAQFLASALDRAALHDIVGTIAGDDTILAVAREPLTGADLAARVSALAAGEDQPGEDQPGETDETDG; encoded by the coding sequence GTGACCCGGACCGCGCGGCAGGCCCGCATCGTCGAACTGGTCGCCCAGCGAGCCATCCGCAGCCAGTCGGAGCTGGCCAAGACGCTCGCGGTGGAAGGCATCGAGGTCACCCAGGCCACGCTGTCGCGCGACCTGGACGAGCTCGGCGCGGTCAAGCTGCGCGGTCCCGACGGCGGCGCGCCCGTCTACGTCATCCCCGAGGACGGCAGCCCCGTGCGCGGCGTGCGGGGCGGCACCACCCGCCTCGTGCGGGTGCTCGGCGAGCTGCTGGTCTCGGTGGACCACTCGGGCAACCTCGCCGTCCTGCGCACCCCGCCCGGCGCGGCCCAGTTCCTGGCCAGCGCCCTGGACCGGGCCGCGCTGCACGACATCGTCGGCACCATCGCGGGCGACGACACCATCCTGGCCGTGGCCAGGGAACCCCTCACCGGCGCCGACCTGGCCGCCAGGGTGAGCGCGCTGGCGGCCGGCGAGGACCAGCCCGGCGAGGACCAGCCCGGTGAGACCGACGAGACCGATGGGTGA
- a CDS encoding argininosuccinate synthase domain-containing protein: MRPTRPMGERVVLAWSGDPAALRPLVDAGARVVAVAVDLGRGGARRAALDLGAVEAVVVDAREEFADRYCLPALRANALRPVSELVPPLVARHLVDAARRHGATAVAHDRTGDDRVRFETCVGSLAPDLEVVAPLRDDGPPVDVVRQPARPVEPGDPDELVIAFDRGRPVAIDGETVTMSQAVRELNRRSGALDRPVAEHVYEAAGAIALATAHRELEDAVLDPDLARFKRRVERRRADLVRAGLWFAPLRQSLDSFIDSTLRHVSGEVRLVLRGGRAVVTGRGSPSCASTGPTSPRGLPSKIAAK; encoded by the coding sequence GTGAGACCGACGAGACCGATGGGTGAGCGGGTCGTCCTCGCGTGGTCCGGCGACCCGGCCGCCCTGCGCCCGCTGGTCGACGCCGGGGCGCGGGTCGTCGCCGTCGCGGTGGACCTCGGCCGGGGCGGCGCCCGGCGCGCGGCGCTGGACCTCGGCGCGGTCGAGGCCGTCGTCGTGGACGCCCGCGAGGAGTTCGCCGACCGGTACTGCCTGCCCGCGCTGCGCGCCAACGCCCTGCGGCCGGTGTCCGAGCTGGTGCCGCCGCTCGTCGCCCGGCACCTGGTCGACGCCGCCCGGCGGCACGGCGCGACGGCCGTGGCGCACGACCGCACCGGCGACGACCGCGTCCGCTTCGAGACCTGCGTCGGCTCCCTGGCGCCCGACCTGGAGGTCGTCGCGCCGCTGCGGGACGACGGCCCGCCGGTCGACGTGGTCCGGCAGCCGGCGCGCCCGGTCGAGCCGGGCGACCCCGACGAGCTGGTCATCGCGTTCGACCGGGGCCGACCGGTCGCCATCGACGGCGAGACCGTGACGATGTCCCAGGCCGTCCGGGAGCTGAACCGGCGCTCCGGCGCGCTCGACCGACCGGTGGCCGAGCACGTCTACGAGGCGGCGGGCGCGATCGCGCTGGCGACCGCGCACCGCGAGCTGGAGGACGCCGTCCTCGACCCCGACCTGGCCCGGTTCAAGCGCCGGGTCGAGCGGCGGCGGGCCGACCTGGTGCGCGCCGGGCTGTGGTTCGCGCCGCTGAGACAATCACTGGACAGCTTCATCGACAGCACCCTGCGGCACGTGTCCGGCGAGGTCCGGCTCGTGCTGCGCGGTGGCCGCGCGGTCGTCACCGGCCGCGGGTCGCCGTCCTGTGCCAGCACGGGCCCCACGTCACCGCGGGGCCTGCCGAGCAAGATCGCCGCGAAGTAG
- the argH gene encoding argininosuccinate lyase translates to MARLSASTHFDWRLAPYDIRGSRAHARVLHRAGLLTADELERMLAALDALEADVASGSFTPTLADEDVHTALERGLIERAGAELGGKLRAGRSRNDQVATLFRMWLRDAARRVSAGVLDVVEALADQAAAHATAVMPGRTHLQSAQPVLLAHHLLAHGQALLRDVDRLRDWDVRAAVSPYGSGALAGSSLGLDPAAVAEELGFDGPVENSIDGTASRDFAAEIAFVLAMIGVDLSRIAEEVIIWTTAEFRFAVLDDAWATGSSIMPQKKNPDVAELTRGKSGRLIGNLTGLLATLKAQPLAYNRDLQEDKEPLFDSVEQLELLLPALAGMIATTRFDTERMAAAAPAGFTLATDIAEWLVRQGVPFRVAHEAAGECVRVAEGRGAGLEDLTDEEFAAISPALTPDVRAVLTVEGSIASRDAHGGTAPDRVAEQLKRLRDKVSVARNA, encoded by the coding sequence ATGGCGCGGCTGTCCGCGTCGACGCACTTCGACTGGCGACTCGCCCCGTACGACATCAGGGGTTCCCGCGCGCACGCCCGCGTGCTGCACCGGGCGGGGCTGCTGACCGCCGACGAGCTGGAGCGGATGCTGGCGGCGCTGGACGCCCTGGAGGCCGACGTGGCGTCCGGGTCGTTCACCCCGACGTTGGCCGACGAGGACGTGCACACCGCCCTGGAACGCGGCCTGATCGAGCGCGCCGGCGCCGAGCTGGGCGGCAAGCTGCGCGCCGGCCGGTCCCGCAACGACCAGGTCGCCACGCTGTTCCGGATGTGGCTGCGCGACGCCGCCCGCCGGGTGTCCGCCGGTGTGCTCGACGTGGTCGAGGCGCTGGCCGACCAGGCCGCCGCGCACGCCACCGCCGTCATGCCCGGCCGCACGCACCTGCAGTCCGCGCAGCCCGTGCTGCTGGCGCACCACCTCCTGGCGCACGGCCAGGCGCTGCTGCGCGACGTCGACCGGCTGCGCGACTGGGACGTGCGGGCCGCCGTGTCGCCGTACGGCTCCGGCGCGCTGGCCGGCTCGTCGCTCGGGCTGGACCCGGCGGCGGTGGCCGAGGAGCTGGGCTTCGACGGCCCGGTGGAGAACTCCATCGACGGCACCGCGTCCCGCGACTTCGCCGCCGAGATCGCGTTCGTGCTGGCCATGATCGGCGTCGACCTGTCCCGGATCGCCGAGGAGGTGATCATCTGGACGACCGCCGAGTTCCGCTTCGCGGTGCTGGACGACGCCTGGGCCACCGGCAGCTCGATCATGCCGCAGAAGAAGAACCCCGACGTCGCCGAGCTGACCCGGGGCAAGTCCGGCCGGCTCATCGGCAACCTGACCGGCCTGCTGGCGACGTTGAAGGCCCAGCCGCTGGCCTACAACCGGGACCTCCAGGAGGACAAGGAGCCCCTGTTCGACTCGGTCGAGCAGCTGGAACTGCTGCTGCCCGCGCTGGCCGGGATGATCGCGACCACGCGCTTCGACACCGAGCGGATGGCCGCCGCCGCGCCCGCCGGGTTCACCCTGGCCACCGACATCGCCGAGTGGCTGGTCCGGCAGGGCGTGCCGTTCCGGGTGGCGCACGAGGCGGCGGGCGAGTGCGTCCGCGTCGCCGAGGGCCGCGGCGCCGGGCTGGAGGACCTGACCGACGAGGAGTTCGCCGCCATCTCGCCCGCGCTCACCCCGGACGTGCGCGCCGTGCTGACCGTGGAGGGGTCCATCGCCTCGCGCGACGCCCACGGCGGCACCGCGCCCGACCGGGTGGCCGAGCAGTTGAAGCGGCTGCGCGACAAGGTGTCCGTTGCCCGCAACGCCTAG
- a CDS encoding DNA-3-methyladenine glycosylase: protein MPATPRLFTEQELAVDPLDAARLLLGGVIESTTPEGVVGVRIVEVEAYRGGDDPASHCYRGRTPRNDVMFGPAGRLYVYFVYGMHFCANVVSLTDGVPGAVLLRAGEVVTGADLARARRPTARSHAELAKGPARLTGVLGLDRAHNGVNLTEPDASVRLLAGDPVEESAIRTGPRVGVAVAVDVPWRFWIDSPAVSAYRRGTRRTRTTTRP from the coding sequence TTGCCCGCAACGCCTAGGCTGTTCACCGAGCAGGAGCTGGCCGTCGACCCCCTCGACGCGGCCCGGCTCCTGCTCGGCGGCGTCATCGAGTCCACCACCCCCGAGGGCGTGGTCGGCGTGCGGATCGTGGAGGTCGAGGCGTACCGGGGCGGCGACGACCCGGCGTCGCACTGCTACCGCGGCCGGACGCCGCGCAACGACGTGATGTTCGGCCCGGCCGGGCGGCTCTACGTCTACTTCGTCTACGGCATGCACTTCTGCGCGAACGTCGTGTCGCTGACCGACGGCGTGCCCGGCGCGGTGCTGCTGCGCGCCGGCGAGGTGGTCACCGGCGCGGACCTGGCGCGCGCCCGCCGCCCGACCGCGCGCAGCCACGCCGAGCTGGCCAAGGGCCCGGCCCGGCTGACCGGCGTCCTCGGCCTGGACCGCGCGCACAACGGGGTGAACCTGACCGAGCCCGACGCCTCCGTGCGGCTGCTGGCCGGCGACCCCGTCGAGGAGTCCGCCATCCGCACCGGACCGCGCGTCGGCGTGGCCGTGGCGGTGGACGTGCCGTGGCGGTTCTGGATCGACTCGCCCGCCGTCAGCGCCTACCGCCGCGGCACCCGGCGGACCCGCACCACGACCCGGCCCTAG
- a CDS encoding EF-hand domain-containing protein: MASDLQRKKTSIVFTAMDSNGDGFLERADFEALTDRWVRIRGAADEVRLREIMMGWWDALRAASDHDRDDRITVDEVLSVVRDLGTMLDLVVATAESMFEAVDEDGDGQVSAPEYARMIHAWTGDESPTDAVFARLDLDGDGSISKSEFVRHWVEFWAGDDADAPGAHVFGEV, translated from the coding sequence GTGGCCAGCGACTTGCAGCGGAAGAAGACTTCCATCGTGTTCACCGCGATGGACTCGAACGGCGACGGGTTCCTCGAGCGGGCGGACTTCGAGGCGTTGACGGACCGGTGGGTGCGGATCCGGGGCGCGGCCGACGAGGTGCGGCTGCGGGAGATCATGATGGGTTGGTGGGACGCCCTGCGGGCGGCGTCCGACCACGACCGGGACGACCGGATCACGGTGGACGAGGTGCTGTCGGTCGTGCGGGACCTCGGCACCATGCTCGACCTGGTGGTCGCCACCGCGGAGTCGATGTTCGAGGCGGTGGACGAGGACGGCGACGGCCAGGTGTCCGCGCCCGAGTACGCCCGGATGATCCACGCCTGGACGGGTGACGAGTCGCCGACCGACGCCGTGTTCGCCCGGCTCGACCTGGACGGCGACGGCTCGATCTCGAAGTCCGAGTTCGTCCGGCACTGGGTGGAGTTCTGGGCGGGCGACGACGCGGACGCGCCGGGCGCGCACGTGTTCGGCGAGGTCTAG
- the tyrS gene encoding tyrosine--tRNA ligase yields MSEHILDELSWRGLIAHSTDLDALRKDLDAGPLTLYCGFDPTAPSLHAGNLVPLLMLRRFQRAGHRPIVLAGGATGMIGDPRDSAERALNPLDTVAEWAGRIRGQLERFVEFDDGPTGAVVVNNLDWTGGMPVLDFLRDVGKHFSVNVMLARETVKRRLDGDGMSYTEFSYLLLQSHDYLQLHRKHGTTLQVGGSDQWGNLVGGVDLIRKVEGRSVHALTAPLVTDAEGRKFGKSTGGGNVWLDPAMTSPYAWYQYFVNVGDADVVRYLRLFTFLPKEEIAELERQTAEAPHLRAAQKRLAEEFTTLVHGEHETRQVIAASQALFGRGELRGLDLSTLEAAMAEAPTGEVRLADGPTIVDLLVSSGLAESKGAARRTVKEGGAYVNNAKVSDEEWVPAQDDLLHGSWLVVRRGKRNTAGVRVQV; encoded by the coding sequence GTGAGCGAGCACATCCTCGATGAGCTGTCCTGGCGCGGCCTGATCGCGCACTCCACCGACCTCGACGCGCTGCGGAAGGATCTCGACGCCGGCCCGCTCACCCTCTATTGCGGTTTCGACCCGACCGCGCCCAGCCTGCACGCCGGCAACCTCGTCCCGCTGCTCATGCTGCGCCGCTTCCAGCGCGCCGGGCACCGGCCGATCGTCCTCGCGGGCGGCGCCACCGGCATGATCGGCGACCCGCGCGACAGCGCGGAGCGCGCGCTCAACCCGCTGGACACCGTCGCCGAGTGGGCCGGGCGCATCCGCGGCCAGCTGGAGCGGTTCGTCGAGTTCGACGACGGCCCCACCGGAGCGGTCGTGGTCAACAACCTGGACTGGACCGGCGGGATGCCGGTGCTGGACTTCCTGCGCGACGTCGGCAAGCACTTCTCGGTCAACGTCATGCTCGCCCGGGAGACGGTCAAGCGCCGCCTCGACGGTGACGGCATGTCCTACACCGAGTTCAGCTACCTGCTCCTGCAGTCGCACGACTACCTCCAGCTGCACCGCAAGCACGGCACCACGCTCCAGGTGGGCGGCTCCGACCAGTGGGGCAACCTCGTCGGCGGCGTCGACCTGATCCGCAAGGTCGAGGGCCGCTCGGTGCACGCGCTGACCGCGCCGCTGGTCACCGACGCCGAGGGCCGCAAGTTCGGCAAGTCCACCGGCGGCGGCAACGTCTGGCTCGACCCGGCGATGACCTCGCCGTACGCGTGGTACCAGTACTTCGTGAACGTGGGCGACGCCGACGTGGTCCGGTACCTGCGGCTGTTCACCTTCCTGCCCAAGGAGGAGATCGCCGAGCTGGAGCGGCAGACCGCCGAGGCGCCGCACCTGCGGGCCGCGCAGAAGAGGCTGGCCGAGGAGTTCACCACCCTGGTGCACGGCGAGCACGAGACCCGCCAGGTCATCGCGGCCAGCCAGGCCCTGTTCGGCCGCGGCGAGCTGCGCGGGCTGGACCTGTCGACGCTGGAGGCCGCGATGGCCGAGGCGCCGACCGGCGAGGTGCGCCTGGCCGACGGGCCGACGATCGTGGACCTGCTGGTCAGCTCCGGGCTGGCGGAGAGCAAGGGCGCGGCGCGGCGCACGGTGAAGGAGGGCGGCGCGTACGTGAACAACGCGAAGGTCTCCGACGAGGAGTGGGTGCCGGCCCAGGACGACCTGCTGCACGGGTCGTGGCTGGTCGTCCGGCGCGGCAAGCGCAACACCGCGGGCGTGCGCGTGCAGGTCTGA